A region of Lycium barbarum isolate Lr01 chromosome 1, ASM1917538v2, whole genome shotgun sequence DNA encodes the following proteins:
- the LOC132639502 gene encoding G-type lectin S-receptor-like serine/threonine-protein kinase At5g24080 isoform X2: MINISWRFGLRNFQEIEHWFGLLICNITFWPFCLNPLNRNPPVSKDAILEFDTTGNLLLMDGDTAVWTSNTSEAGVELAVMSKNGNFILYSTNLSIAWQSFSHPSDTLLPGQSLAVSLELTSSKSPSHGGYYTLKMLQQPTSLSLALTYIVPSKSYDSSPEFYSNFSYWSGPEISNVTGDVIAVLDKAGSFGIIYGSSSDGAVYVYKNDDDYGGLSSAVNQTNSYVSSVLRRLTLEVNGNLRLYRWDNDMNGSRQWVPEWAAVSNPCDISGICGNGICNLDRSKTNASCTCLPGTSKVGNNDVSCSGNSLLTGKCGPRHENLTSQFKISTVQKTNYYFSESSVIGNYSDRGTVTKCGDACLSNCDCVASVYGLSEEKAYCWLLRSLEFGGFEDPVSTLFVKVEANASVSGATGNRTPGNSSDESESGHDKVLILPIVLSMIVLIGLLCCLLYINIHRKRSLKRALEGSLLLSGAPISFSYRHLQCWTNNFSELLGTGGFGSVYKGSLKDGTLIAVKKLDKISRHGEKEFITEVKTIGSMHHLNLVRLCGYCSEGTQRLLVYEYMKNGSLDKWIFHSISTRNRLLDWVSRFRIAVDTAQGIAYFHEQCRNRIIHCDIKPENILLDENFCPKVSDFGLAKLMGREHSHVVTMIRGTRGYLAPEWVSNRPITVKADVYSYGMLLLEIIGGRRNLDMTCDADDFFYPGWAYKEMTSGTPVKVVDRRLRGVEEEKEVMRALMVAFWCIQDEVSNRPSMGEVVKMLEGSVDMNMPPMPQTVLQLIEEGLDQVYKAMKRELNQYSSFSIATHPSSYATYSHSTMSPR; this comes from the exons ATGATCAATATCAGTTGGCGATTTGGTTTGCGCAACTTCCAGGAGATCGAACATTGGTTTGGTCTCCTAATAT GTAATATAACTTTTTGGCCATTTTGTCTCAATCCTCTAAATAGAAATCCCCCAGTCAGCAAAGATGCAATCTTGGAGTTTGACACCACAGGAAATCTCTTGTTGATGGATGGAGACACCGCAGTGTGGACATCAAACACCTCGGAAGCAGGCGTAGAGTTGGCTGTCATGTCCAAAAATGGCAACTTCATTCTCTACAGCACCAACCTAAGTATTGCATGGCAAAGCTTTTCACATCCATCTGATACTCTCTTGCCTGGTCAATCCTTAGCAGTTTCACTAGAATTAACATCATCAAAATCACCTTCTCATGGGGGTTACTACACTTTAAAAATGTTACAGCAGCCTACTTCACTAAGCCTTGCATTGACCTATATTGTGCCCAGTAAGTCCTATGATTCGTCGCCTGAATTTTACAGCAATTTTTCTTATTGGTCAGGACCCGAAATATCAAATGTCACTGGAGATGTTATTGCAGTATTGGATAAAGCAGGAAGCTTTGGTATAATTTATGGCTCATCTTCAGATGGAgcagtttatgtatataaaaatgaTGACGATTATGGAGGACTATCATCGGCTGTAAATCAGACGAATTCCTACGTGTCATCTGTTCTTCGTCGATTAACCCTTGAGGTTAATGGAAATTTACGTCTATATCGATGGGATAATGATATGAATGGATCAAGGCAATGGGTTCCAGAGTGGGCAGCTGTGTCCAATCCATGTGATATTTCTGGAATTTGTGGCAATGGGATATGTAATTTAGACAGAAGCAAAACAAATGCTTCTTGCACATGTTTGCCAGGGACCAGTAAGGTGGGAAATAATGATGTCTCATGTTCAGGAAATTCTTTACTGACAGGGAAATGTGGACCTCGGCATGAAAACTTGACATCCCAGTTCAAGATTTCTACGGTTCAGaaaactaattattatttctcaGAATCATCTGTCATAGGAAATTATAGTGACAGAGGGACTGTGACCAAATGTGGTGATGCTTGCTTATCAAACTGTGATTGTGTTGCTTCTGTTTATGGACTTAGTGAGGAAAAGGCTTATTGTTGGTTACTTAGGAGCTTGGAATTTGGTGGATTTGAGGATCCTGTTTCAACCTTATTTGTGAAGGTTGAGGCCAATGCCTCAGTATCTGGAGCAACTGGTAACAGAACACCCGGGAATTCATCAGATGAGTCGGAGAGTGGGCACGATAAGGTTTTGATACTTCCTATAGTCCTGAGTATGATTGTTCTAATTGGGCTTCTCTGTTGTTTATTATATATCAATATCCATAGGAAAAGATCGCTAAAGAGGGCTCTTGAGGGATCCTTGCTCTTGTCGGGAGCTCCAATTAGTTTCAGCTACCGCCACCTACAATGTTGGACTAACAATTTTTCTGAGTTACTTGGAACAG GTGGATTTGGCAGTGTATACAAGGGAAGCCTAAAAGATGGAACCTTGATTGCAGTAAAGAAACTTGACAAAATTTCACGTCATGGAGAGAAGGAATTTATAACGGAGGTCAAAACCATTGGCTCTATGCATCATTTGAACTTGGTTCGTCTATGTGGATACTGTTCTGAGGGAACCCAACG GCTACTAGTTTATGAGTACATGAAAAATGGTTCATTAGATAAGTGGATATTTCATTCAATTAGTACAAGAAATAGACTACTAGATTGGGTGTCACGTTTCCGCATAGCAGTTGACACTGCACAAGGGATAGCCTATTTTCACGAGCAATGTAGGAACAGAATAATACATTGTGACATCAAACCAGAAAACATACTTCTGGATGAGAATTTCTGCCCTAAAGTATCTGATTTTGGACTAGCTAAGTTAATGGGGAGAGAGCACTCCCATGTTGTCACAATGATCCGAGGAACCAGAGGTTATTTAGCACCCGAGTGGGTCAGCAATCGACCTATCACCGTAAAAGCTGATGTTTACAGCTACGGCATGCTTCTTCTAGAAATCATTGGTGGTCGGAGaaatcttgatatgacttgtgatgcAGACGACTTCTTTTATCCTGGATGGGCTTACAAG GAGATGACTAGTGGAACACCTGTAAAAGTTGTAGATAGGCGACTTAGAGGagtagaagaagaaaaagaggtaATGAGAGCATTGATGGTTGCCTTCTGGTGTATTCAGGATGAGGTGTCAAACAGGCCTTCCATGGGGGAAGTGGTAAAGATGTTGGAAGGATCAGTTGACATGAATATGCCACCAATGCCACAGACAGTTTTGCAGTTAATAGAGGAAGGGTTGGATCAAGTATACAAGGCAATGAAGAGGGAGCTCAATCAGTATAGTTCCTTTTCTATTGCTACTCATCCATCATCTTATGCTACATACAGTCACTCCACTATGTCACCTAGATAG
- the LOC132639502 gene encoding G-type lectin S-receptor-like serine/threonine-protein kinase At5g24080 isoform X1, whose product MAPILLSSAFALLLLFVVELHGSTVSARVILGSRLLAKENQAWFSDNGTFAFGFTPTVHSNDQYQLAIWFAQLPGDRTLVWSPNINPPVSKDAILEFDTTGNLLLMDGDTAVWTSNTSEAGVELAVMSKNGNFILYSTNLSIAWQSFSHPSDTLLPGQSLAVSLELTSSKSPSHGGYYTLKMLQQPTSLSLALTYIVPSKSYDSSPEFYSNFSYWSGPEISNVTGDVIAVLDKAGSFGIIYGSSSDGAVYVYKNDDDYGGLSSAVNQTNSYVSSVLRRLTLEVNGNLRLYRWDNDMNGSRQWVPEWAAVSNPCDISGICGNGICNLDRSKTNASCTCLPGTSKVGNNDVSCSGNSLLTGKCGPRHENLTSQFKISTVQKTNYYFSESSVIGNYSDRGTVTKCGDACLSNCDCVASVYGLSEEKAYCWLLRSLEFGGFEDPVSTLFVKVEANASVSGATGNRTPGNSSDESESGHDKVLILPIVLSMIVLIGLLCCLLYINIHRKRSLKRALEGSLLLSGAPISFSYRHLQCWTNNFSELLGTGGFGSVYKGSLKDGTLIAVKKLDKISRHGEKEFITEVKTIGSMHHLNLVRLCGYCSEGTQRLLVYEYMKNGSLDKWIFHSISTRNRLLDWVSRFRIAVDTAQGIAYFHEQCRNRIIHCDIKPENILLDENFCPKVSDFGLAKLMGREHSHVVTMIRGTRGYLAPEWVSNRPITVKADVYSYGMLLLEIIGGRRNLDMTCDADDFFYPGWAYKEMTSGTPVKVVDRRLRGVEEEKEVMRALMVAFWCIQDEVSNRPSMGEVVKMLEGSVDMNMPPMPQTVLQLIEEGLDQVYKAMKRELNQYSSFSIATHPSSYATYSHSTMSPR is encoded by the exons ATGGCTCCCATTTTACTTTCCTCCGCTTTCGCTTTGCTGTTACTGTTTGTCGTAGAGCTTCATGGCTCTACAGTGTCTGCTCGAGTTATCTTGGGTTCAAGGTTGTTAGCTAAAGAGAACCAAGCATGGTTTTCTGACAACGGAACTTTTGCTTTTGGCTTCACCCCAACAGTGCATTCGAATGATCAATATCAGTTGGCGATTTGGTTTGCGCAACTTCCAGGAGATCGAACATTGGTTTGGTCTCCTAATAT AAATCCCCCAGTCAGCAAAGATGCAATCTTGGAGTTTGACACCACAGGAAATCTCTTGTTGATGGATGGAGACACCGCAGTGTGGACATCAAACACCTCGGAAGCAGGCGTAGAGTTGGCTGTCATGTCCAAAAATGGCAACTTCATTCTCTACAGCACCAACCTAAGTATTGCATGGCAAAGCTTTTCACATCCATCTGATACTCTCTTGCCTGGTCAATCCTTAGCAGTTTCACTAGAATTAACATCATCAAAATCACCTTCTCATGGGGGTTACTACACTTTAAAAATGTTACAGCAGCCTACTTCACTAAGCCTTGCATTGACCTATATTGTGCCCAGTAAGTCCTATGATTCGTCGCCTGAATTTTACAGCAATTTTTCTTATTGGTCAGGACCCGAAATATCAAATGTCACTGGAGATGTTATTGCAGTATTGGATAAAGCAGGAAGCTTTGGTATAATTTATGGCTCATCTTCAGATGGAgcagtttatgtatataaaaatgaTGACGATTATGGAGGACTATCATCGGCTGTAAATCAGACGAATTCCTACGTGTCATCTGTTCTTCGTCGATTAACCCTTGAGGTTAATGGAAATTTACGTCTATATCGATGGGATAATGATATGAATGGATCAAGGCAATGGGTTCCAGAGTGGGCAGCTGTGTCCAATCCATGTGATATTTCTGGAATTTGTGGCAATGGGATATGTAATTTAGACAGAAGCAAAACAAATGCTTCTTGCACATGTTTGCCAGGGACCAGTAAGGTGGGAAATAATGATGTCTCATGTTCAGGAAATTCTTTACTGACAGGGAAATGTGGACCTCGGCATGAAAACTTGACATCCCAGTTCAAGATTTCTACGGTTCAGaaaactaattattatttctcaGAATCATCTGTCATAGGAAATTATAGTGACAGAGGGACTGTGACCAAATGTGGTGATGCTTGCTTATCAAACTGTGATTGTGTTGCTTCTGTTTATGGACTTAGTGAGGAAAAGGCTTATTGTTGGTTACTTAGGAGCTTGGAATTTGGTGGATTTGAGGATCCTGTTTCAACCTTATTTGTGAAGGTTGAGGCCAATGCCTCAGTATCTGGAGCAACTGGTAACAGAACACCCGGGAATTCATCAGATGAGTCGGAGAGTGGGCACGATAAGGTTTTGATACTTCCTATAGTCCTGAGTATGATTGTTCTAATTGGGCTTCTCTGTTGTTTATTATATATCAATATCCATAGGAAAAGATCGCTAAAGAGGGCTCTTGAGGGATCCTTGCTCTTGTCGGGAGCTCCAATTAGTTTCAGCTACCGCCACCTACAATGTTGGACTAACAATTTTTCTGAGTTACTTGGAACAG GTGGATTTGGCAGTGTATACAAGGGAAGCCTAAAAGATGGAACCTTGATTGCAGTAAAGAAACTTGACAAAATTTCACGTCATGGAGAGAAGGAATTTATAACGGAGGTCAAAACCATTGGCTCTATGCATCATTTGAACTTGGTTCGTCTATGTGGATACTGTTCTGAGGGAACCCAACG GCTACTAGTTTATGAGTACATGAAAAATGGTTCATTAGATAAGTGGATATTTCATTCAATTAGTACAAGAAATAGACTACTAGATTGGGTGTCACGTTTCCGCATAGCAGTTGACACTGCACAAGGGATAGCCTATTTTCACGAGCAATGTAGGAACAGAATAATACATTGTGACATCAAACCAGAAAACATACTTCTGGATGAGAATTTCTGCCCTAAAGTATCTGATTTTGGACTAGCTAAGTTAATGGGGAGAGAGCACTCCCATGTTGTCACAATGATCCGAGGAACCAGAGGTTATTTAGCACCCGAGTGGGTCAGCAATCGACCTATCACCGTAAAAGCTGATGTTTACAGCTACGGCATGCTTCTTCTAGAAATCATTGGTGGTCGGAGaaatcttgatatgacttgtgatgcAGACGACTTCTTTTATCCTGGATGGGCTTACAAG GAGATGACTAGTGGAACACCTGTAAAAGTTGTAGATAGGCGACTTAGAGGagtagaagaagaaaaagaggtaATGAGAGCATTGATGGTTGCCTTCTGGTGTATTCAGGATGAGGTGTCAAACAGGCCTTCCATGGGGGAAGTGGTAAAGATGTTGGAAGGATCAGTTGACATGAATATGCCACCAATGCCACAGACAGTTTTGCAGTTAATAGAGGAAGGGTTGGATCAAGTATACAAGGCAATGAAGAGGGAGCTCAATCAGTATAGTTCCTTTTCTATTGCTACTCATCCATCATCTTATGCTACATACAGTCACTCCACTATGTCACCTAGATAG